One genomic window of Corticium candelabrum chromosome 21, ooCorCand1.1, whole genome shotgun sequence includes the following:
- the LOC134196632 gene encoding TBC1 domain family member 31-like isoform X1 produces the protein MQDPLDICGKDSGIIWHRKPVPQASDALLTSIIHRQPSSTLYGRIVRLLRATFDSTGHRFAIGDQQGHIYVFDLSRNRFSLVQRLGTPCTTLTFNTKRKTELIIALADYSVRCVDIESGEMLGIMRGHDSSVRHISVHVSGRYALTTATDRSILWDLNTFRRKRTLNGAQDVGVQKAFFLPLSNTILTCFKDDSIMAWEADTFCYRYRLCLPDSTTHSPQLRAYATTQDGRTLATAGKSQFIYVWALDTRKLIRIVQMPKAVTQVREMEFLFDSFSGGANQVLAALASHGVVYFMNVLSCKMMFTIGNREQMIDNFTISNNGWYMACGMESGRVNMYSLQVFTSDVNQPPGPLVKAVRMDEAGLSYDEPTTASLNHSIHQQPLARVESATKQKPVTRSQLRPPPSEQSESDSEPLVRTLNTDRLKTILRGYGQYPEKYRLFIWRSLLQLPENHAAYASLADRGTHDAYIMLHKQYPIKSRKLLRVLQRSLSALAHWAPIFGEMTYLPFLAFPFVKMFQNNALLAFETIATVITNWCSRWFEYFPNPPFNVLNLIENLLSHHDALLMKHFICLEVTAQTYAWPLMQSFFSEVLTRSEWLKLWDNLFSHHPGCLLYAVVAYLIHSRRALLNSTEKDDFVYFFHHRNAVDVDAVIQEIYHLQETTPSALKPERVIDSFQPLTKGQYPIFNKYPKFVVDYQVKERDRLRREEMTFLHEHQRALELKRQAEERKLQEEAWFRQQTILHEAEEQRRRALKVEDQKLVDQRLRLQALKREVKTQELQVNDAARRRFMHYQQLQQEAEIKRLDDELQRKILLREQETKAAIEDAETQGMEIENQRELLEQEMAKQIEEDRTRLRSVHWAHDRQAAVEKSLLEGALAEQQQEDRAQLLEAQKQFATSQQSASGIRLGRDVESRLKLDNLEREIEQADLARRSQLTKLSVQELQTLLKRAEIEQREAAVVEQTKLDFERQLSSKADERRRGWWSQPNDDDDKSGEFARKRDAVQHRLQDSILSLREELDRQLDEVKSMSVMKHKEADYFGQHAEFKRGRESLDKKEAELLTDINTRRRRIVERNGGQTSASSLSSHNKT, from the exons ATGCAGGACCCATTGGATATATGTGGAAAAGATTCTGGAATTATTTGGCACCGCAAACCTGTTCCTCAAGCGTCTGATGCGCTTCTAACGTCTATAATTCACAGACAGCCGAGCTCTACGCTTTATGGACGAATTGTTCGTCTCTTGAGGGCCACTTTTGATTCAACAGGTCACAGATTTGCAATTGGAGATCAACAGGGCCACATTTATGTCTTCGACTTGTCTAGAAATCGCTTTTCACTCGTACAGAGGCTCGGCACGCCGTGCACGACACTGACGTTCAACACGAAGAGAAAAACAGAATTGATTATTGCTCTTGCCGATTATTCTGTGCGCTGCGTCGACATCGAGAGTGGCGAGATGTTGGGCATTATGAGAGGACACGACTCGTCTGTCAGACACATTTCTGTTCACGTCAGCGGAAGATATGCTCTCACTACTGCTACGGATCGTTCCATTCTTTGGGATTTGAATACTTTCAGAAGGAAGAGAACTCTGAACGGGGCTCAAGATGTGGGAGTGCAAAAG GCTTTCTTTCTTCCTCTCAGTAACACAATCCTGACATGCTTCAAAGATGACTCTATTATGGCATGGGAAGCTGACACATTTTGCTATCGCTATCGTCTTTGTCTGCCAGATTCAACTACACATTCTCCACAGCTACGAGCATACGCTACCACTCAAGATGGCCGAACTCTTGCCACTGCAGGCAAGTCacaatttatttatgtttggGCTTTGGACACACGAAAGTTAATAAGAATAGTGCAGATGCCTAAAGCTGTGACTCAAGTAAGAGAGATGGAATTTCTGTTTGACTCATTTAGTGGTGGAGCAAATCAA GTTCTTGCTGCACTGGCTAGTCATGGAGTGGTCTATTTTATGAACGTTCTTAGCTGTAAGATGATGTTTACAATTGGAAACAGAGAGCAGATGATTGATAACTTTACAATCAGTAATAATGGTTGGTACATGGCCTGTGGGATGGAGAGTGGAAGAGTGAATATGTACAG TCTTCAAGTTTTTACAAGTGATGTCAACCAGCCACCAGGTCCACTTGTTAAGGCAGTGAGGATGGATGAAGCAGGTCTCTCATATGATGAGCCAACAACCGCATCACTTAATCACAGCATTCATCAGCAGCCATTAGCTCGTGTTGAATCAGCTACAAAGCAAAAACCTGTCACACGTAGTCAACTTAGACCTCCTCCTTCAGAGCAATCAGAGAGTGATTCAGAACCACTTGTTAGAACACTGAACACAGATCGTCTCAAAACCATTTTACGTGGTTATGGGCAATATCCTGAGAAATACCGTCTTTTTATCTGGAGGTCTCTCTTGCAACTGCCAGAGAACCATGCTGCTTATGCTTCTCTTGCAGACAGGGGAACACATGATGCTTACATTATGCTTCACAAGCAGTATCCAATCAAAAGCAGGAAGCTGCTTAGAGTCTTGCAAAG AAGTCTTTCTGCTTTGGCACATTGGGCTCCTATTTTTGGTGAGATGACTTATCTTCCATTTCTTGCATTTCCTTTTGTCAAGATGTTTCAGAACAATGCTTTATTGGCATTTGAGACAATAGCTACAGTTAtaaccaactggtgttcacgCTGGTTTGAGTATTTTCCCAATCCACCATTTAATGTTCTTAATCTCATAGAGAACCTGTTGTCACACCATGATGCTTTACTTATGAAGCACTTTATTTGCTTAGAGGTCACAGCACAGACATATGCTTGGCCTCTTATGCAGTCATTTTTTTCTGAAGTCCTCACTCGAAGTGAGTGGCTCAAGCTTTGGGACAACCTTTTTTCTCATCATCCAGGTTGTCTTCTCTATGCTGTGGTAGCCTATTTGATTCACAGTAGACGTGCACTATTGAACTCAACTGAAAAGgatgactttgtttatttctttcaTCATCGAAATGCTGTTGATGTGGATGCTGTAATTCAAGAGATTTATCATCTCCAAGAAACTACCCCATCTGCTTTGAAGCCTGAACGGGTGATTGATTCATTTCAGCCTCTCACCAAAGGACAGTATCCAATATTCAATAAGTACCCaaagtttgttgttgattatcAAGTGAAAGAACGTGACAGATTGCGCAGAGAAGAAATGACATTTCTTCATGAGCATCAAAGGGCCTTGGAACTAAAGCGACAAGCAGAGGAGAGAAAACTGCAAGAAGAGGCTTGGTTTAGACAGCAGACAATCTTACATGAAGCAGAAGAACAGAGACGGCGTGCTCTCAAAGTGGAAGATCAGAAATTGGTTGATCAACGGCTCAG GCTTCAGGCTTTGAAGCGAGAAGTAAAGACGCAGGAGCTTCAAGTCAATGATGCTGCtcgtcgtcgtttcatgcatTACCAACAACTACAGCAGGAAGCAGAAATAAAGCGACTTGATGATGAACTGCAACGAAAA ATTCTTCTCAGAGAACAGGAAACTAAAGCAGCTATAGAAGATGCTGAAACTCAAGGTATGGAAATTGAGAATCAGAGGGAACTCCTTGAACAGGAAATGGCCAAGCAGATAGAGGAAGATCGCACTAGACTACGCTCTGTTCACTGGGCTCATGACAGGCAGGCAGCAGTTGAGAAATCTTTGTTAGAGGGAGCTTTGGCTGAACAGCAGCAGGAA GACAGAGCACAGTTGCTTGAAGCTCAAAAGCAATTTGCGACATCTCAGCAGAGTGCGTCTGGAATACGTCTTGGCAGAGATGTTGAGTCTAGACTAAAGCTAGATAACCTAGAAAGAGAAATAGAGCAAGCTGAT TTGGCCAGACGCAGTCAGTTGACTAAACTGTCGGTGCAAGAGTTGCAAACATTACTGAAGAGGGCAGAGATAGAGCAACGAGAGGCTGCAGTTGTTGAACAAACCAAACTTGACTTTGAGCGTCAACTTTCTAGCAAAGCAGATGAGAGACGGCGCGGTTGGTGGAGTCAACCcaatgatgacgacgacaagTCAGGTGAGTTTGCAAGAAAGAGAGATGCTGTCCAACATCGGCTACAAG ACAGTATTCTCAGTCTTCGTGAAGAGTTGGATCGCCAACTTGATGAAGTGAAGTCAATGTCTGTCATGAAACACAAAGAGGCAGATTACTTTGGGCAGCATGCAGAGTTCAAGCGTGGTCGTGAATCTTTGGATAAGAAAGAAGCAGAGCTGCTGACTGATATCAACACTAGGAGGAGGAGGATAGTAGAAAGAAATGGTGGACAAACCAGCGCAAGTTCCCTATCATCTCATAATAAGACCTAA
- the LOC134196632 gene encoding TBC1 domain family member 31-like isoform X3, with translation MQDPLDICGKDSGIIWHRKPVPQASDALLTSIIHRQPSSTLYGRIVRLLRATFDSTGHRFAIGDQQGHIYVFDLSRNRFSLVQRLGTPCTTLTFNTKRKTELIIALADYSVRCVDIESGEMLGIMRGHDSSVRHISVHVSGRYALTTATDRSILWDLNTFRRKRTLNGAQDVGVQKAFFLPLSNTILTCFKDDSIMAWEADTFCYRYRLCLPDSTTHSPQLRAYATTQDGRTLATAGKSQFIYVWALDTRKLIRIVQMPKAVTQVREMEFLFDSFSGGANQVLAALASHGVVYFMNVLSCKMMFTIGNREQMIDNFTISNNGWYMACGMESGRVNMYSLQVFTSDVNQPPGPLVKAVRMDEAGLSYDEPTTASLNHSIHQQPLARVESATKQKPVTRSQLRPPPSEQSESDSEPLVRTLNTDRLKTILRGYGQYPEKYRLFIWRSLLQLPENHAAYASLADRGTHDAYIMLHKQYPIKSRKLLRVLQRSLSALAHWAPIFEVTAQTYAWPLMQSFFSEVLTRSEWLKLWDNLFSHHPGCLLYAVVAYLIHSRRALLNSTEKDDFVYFFHHRNAVDVDAVIQEIYHLQETTPSALKPERVIDSFQPLTKGQYPIFNKYPKFVVDYQVKERDRLRREEMTFLHEHQRALELKRQAEERKLQEEAWFRQQTILHEAEEQRRRALKVEDQKLVDQRLRLQALKREVKTQELQVNDAARRRFMHYQQLQQEAEIKRLDDELQRKILLREQETKAAIEDAETQGMEIENQRELLEQEMAKQIEEDRTRLRSVHWAHDRQAAVEKSLLEGALAEQQQEDRAQLLEAQKQFATSQQSASGIRLGRDVESRLKLDNLEREIEQADLARRSQLTKLSVQELQTLLKRAEIEQREAAVVEQTKLDFERQLSSKADERRRGWWSQPNDDDDKSGEFARKRDAVQHRLQDSILSLREELDRQLDEVKSMSVMKHKEADYFGQHAEFKRGRESLDKKEAELLTDINTRRRRIVERNGGQTSASSLSSHNKT, from the exons ATGCAGGACCCATTGGATATATGTGGAAAAGATTCTGGAATTATTTGGCACCGCAAACCTGTTCCTCAAGCGTCTGATGCGCTTCTAACGTCTATAATTCACAGACAGCCGAGCTCTACGCTTTATGGACGAATTGTTCGTCTCTTGAGGGCCACTTTTGATTCAACAGGTCACAGATTTGCAATTGGAGATCAACAGGGCCACATTTATGTCTTCGACTTGTCTAGAAATCGCTTTTCACTCGTACAGAGGCTCGGCACGCCGTGCACGACACTGACGTTCAACACGAAGAGAAAAACAGAATTGATTATTGCTCTTGCCGATTATTCTGTGCGCTGCGTCGACATCGAGAGTGGCGAGATGTTGGGCATTATGAGAGGACACGACTCGTCTGTCAGACACATTTCTGTTCACGTCAGCGGAAGATATGCTCTCACTACTGCTACGGATCGTTCCATTCTTTGGGATTTGAATACTTTCAGAAGGAAGAGAACTCTGAACGGGGCTCAAGATGTGGGAGTGCAAAAG GCTTTCTTTCTTCCTCTCAGTAACACAATCCTGACATGCTTCAAAGATGACTCTATTATGGCATGGGAAGCTGACACATTTTGCTATCGCTATCGTCTTTGTCTGCCAGATTCAACTACACATTCTCCACAGCTACGAGCATACGCTACCACTCAAGATGGCCGAACTCTTGCCACTGCAGGCAAGTCacaatttatttatgtttggGCTTTGGACACACGAAAGTTAATAAGAATAGTGCAGATGCCTAAAGCTGTGACTCAAGTAAGAGAGATGGAATTTCTGTTTGACTCATTTAGTGGTGGAGCAAATCAA GTTCTTGCTGCACTGGCTAGTCATGGAGTGGTCTATTTTATGAACGTTCTTAGCTGTAAGATGATGTTTACAATTGGAAACAGAGAGCAGATGATTGATAACTTTACAATCAGTAATAATGGTTGGTACATGGCCTGTGGGATGGAGAGTGGAAGAGTGAATATGTACAG TCTTCAAGTTTTTACAAGTGATGTCAACCAGCCACCAGGTCCACTTGTTAAGGCAGTGAGGATGGATGAAGCAGGTCTCTCATATGATGAGCCAACAACCGCATCACTTAATCACAGCATTCATCAGCAGCCATTAGCTCGTGTTGAATCAGCTACAAAGCAAAAACCTGTCACACGTAGTCAACTTAGACCTCCTCCTTCAGAGCAATCAGAGAGTGATTCAGAACCACTTGTTAGAACACTGAACACAGATCGTCTCAAAACCATTTTACGTGGTTATGGGCAATATCCTGAGAAATACCGTCTTTTTATCTGGAGGTCTCTCTTGCAACTGCCAGAGAACCATGCTGCTTATGCTTCTCTTGCAGACAGGGGAACACATGATGCTTACATTATGCTTCACAAGCAGTATCCAATCAAAAGCAGGAAGCTGCTTAGAGTCTTGCAAAG AAGTCTTTCTGCTTTGGCACATTGGGCTCCTATTTTTG AGGTCACAGCACAGACATATGCTTGGCCTCTTATGCAGTCATTTTTTTCTGAAGTCCTCACTCGAAGTGAGTGGCTCAAGCTTTGGGACAACCTTTTTTCTCATCATCCAGGTTGTCTTCTCTATGCTGTGGTAGCCTATTTGATTCACAGTAGACGTGCACTATTGAACTCAACTGAAAAGgatgactttgtttatttctttcaTCATCGAAATGCTGTTGATGTGGATGCTGTAATTCAAGAGATTTATCATCTCCAAGAAACTACCCCATCTGCTTTGAAGCCTGAACGGGTGATTGATTCATTTCAGCCTCTCACCAAAGGACAGTATCCAATATTCAATAAGTACCCaaagtttgttgttgattatcAAGTGAAAGAACGTGACAGATTGCGCAGAGAAGAAATGACATTTCTTCATGAGCATCAAAGGGCCTTGGAACTAAAGCGACAAGCAGAGGAGAGAAAACTGCAAGAAGAGGCTTGGTTTAGACAGCAGACAATCTTACATGAAGCAGAAGAACAGAGACGGCGTGCTCTCAAAGTGGAAGATCAGAAATTGGTTGATCAACGGCTCAG GCTTCAGGCTTTGAAGCGAGAAGTAAAGACGCAGGAGCTTCAAGTCAATGATGCTGCtcgtcgtcgtttcatgcatTACCAACAACTACAGCAGGAAGCAGAAATAAAGCGACTTGATGATGAACTGCAACGAAAA ATTCTTCTCAGAGAACAGGAAACTAAAGCAGCTATAGAAGATGCTGAAACTCAAGGTATGGAAATTGAGAATCAGAGGGAACTCCTTGAACAGGAAATGGCCAAGCAGATAGAGGAAGATCGCACTAGACTACGCTCTGTTCACTGGGCTCATGACAGGCAGGCAGCAGTTGAGAAATCTTTGTTAGAGGGAGCTTTGGCTGAACAGCAGCAGGAA GACAGAGCACAGTTGCTTGAAGCTCAAAAGCAATTTGCGACATCTCAGCAGAGTGCGTCTGGAATACGTCTTGGCAGAGATGTTGAGTCTAGACTAAAGCTAGATAACCTAGAAAGAGAAATAGAGCAAGCTGAT TTGGCCAGACGCAGTCAGTTGACTAAACTGTCGGTGCAAGAGTTGCAAACATTACTGAAGAGGGCAGAGATAGAGCAACGAGAGGCTGCAGTTGTTGAACAAACCAAACTTGACTTTGAGCGTCAACTTTCTAGCAAAGCAGATGAGAGACGGCGCGGTTGGTGGAGTCAACCcaatgatgacgacgacaagTCAGGTGAGTTTGCAAGAAAGAGAGATGCTGTCCAACATCGGCTACAAG ACAGTATTCTCAGTCTTCGTGAAGAGTTGGATCGCCAACTTGATGAAGTGAAGTCAATGTCTGTCATGAAACACAAAGAGGCAGATTACTTTGGGCAGCATGCAGAGTTCAAGCGTGGTCGTGAATCTTTGGATAAGAAAGAAGCAGAGCTGCTGACTGATATCAACACTAGGAGGAGGAGGATAGTAGAAAGAAATGGTGGACAAACCAGCGCAAGTTCCCTATCATCTCATAATAAGACCTAA
- the LOC134196632 gene encoding TBC1 domain family member 31-like isoform X2 yields the protein MQDPLDICGKDSGIIWHRKPVPQASDALLTSIIHRQPSSTLYGRIVRLLRATFDSTGHRFAIGDQQGHIYVFDLSRNRFSLVQRLGTPCTTLTFNTKRKTELIIALADYSVRCVDIESGEMLGIMRGHDSSVRHISVHVSGRYALTTATDRSILWDLNTFRRKRTLNGAQDVGVQKAFFLPLSNTILTCFKDDSIMAWEADTFCYRYRLCLPDSTTHSPQLRAYATTQDGRTLATAGKSQFIYVWALDTRKLIRIVQMPKAVTQVREMEFLFDSFSGGANQVLAALASHGVVYFMNVLSCKMMFTIGNREQMIDNFTISNNGWYMACGMESGRVNMYSLQVFTSDVNQPPGPLVKAVRMDEAGLSYDEPTTASLNHSIHQQPLARVESATKQKPVTRSQLRPPPSEQSESDSEPLVRTLNTDRLKTILRGYGQYPEKYRLFIWRSLLQLPENHAAYASLADRGTHDAYIMLHKQYPIKSRKLLRVLQRSLSALAHWAPIFGEMTYLPFLAFPFVKMFQNNALLAFETIATVITNWCSRWFEYFPNPPFNVLNLIENLLSHHDALLMKHFICLEVTAQTYAWPLMQSFFSEVLTRSEWLKLWDNLFSHHPGCLLYAVVAYLIHSRRALLNSTEKDDFVYFFHHRNAVDVDAVIQEIYHLQETTPSALKPERVIDSFQPLTKGQYPIFNKYPKFVVDYQVKERDRLRREEMTFLHEHQRALELKRQAEERKLQEEAWFRQQTILHEAEEQRRRALKVEDQKLVDQRLRLQALKREVKTQELQVNDAARRRFMHYQQLQQEAEIKRLDDELQRKILLREQETKAAIEDAETQGMEIENQRELLEQEMAKQIEEDRTRLRSVHWAHDRQAAVEKSLLEGALAEQQQEDRAQLLEAQKQFATSQQSASGIRLGRDVESRLKLDNLEREIEQADLARRSQLTKLSVQELQTLLKRAEIEQREAAVVEQTKLDFERQLSSKADERRRGWWSQPNDDDDKSGEFARKRDAVQHRLQVFSVFVKSWIANLMK from the exons ATGCAGGACCCATTGGATATATGTGGAAAAGATTCTGGAATTATTTGGCACCGCAAACCTGTTCCTCAAGCGTCTGATGCGCTTCTAACGTCTATAATTCACAGACAGCCGAGCTCTACGCTTTATGGACGAATTGTTCGTCTCTTGAGGGCCACTTTTGATTCAACAGGTCACAGATTTGCAATTGGAGATCAACAGGGCCACATTTATGTCTTCGACTTGTCTAGAAATCGCTTTTCACTCGTACAGAGGCTCGGCACGCCGTGCACGACACTGACGTTCAACACGAAGAGAAAAACAGAATTGATTATTGCTCTTGCCGATTATTCTGTGCGCTGCGTCGACATCGAGAGTGGCGAGATGTTGGGCATTATGAGAGGACACGACTCGTCTGTCAGACACATTTCTGTTCACGTCAGCGGAAGATATGCTCTCACTACTGCTACGGATCGTTCCATTCTTTGGGATTTGAATACTTTCAGAAGGAAGAGAACTCTGAACGGGGCTCAAGATGTGGGAGTGCAAAAG GCTTTCTTTCTTCCTCTCAGTAACACAATCCTGACATGCTTCAAAGATGACTCTATTATGGCATGGGAAGCTGACACATTTTGCTATCGCTATCGTCTTTGTCTGCCAGATTCAACTACACATTCTCCACAGCTACGAGCATACGCTACCACTCAAGATGGCCGAACTCTTGCCACTGCAGGCAAGTCacaatttatttatgtttggGCTTTGGACACACGAAAGTTAATAAGAATAGTGCAGATGCCTAAAGCTGTGACTCAAGTAAGAGAGATGGAATTTCTGTTTGACTCATTTAGTGGTGGAGCAAATCAA GTTCTTGCTGCACTGGCTAGTCATGGAGTGGTCTATTTTATGAACGTTCTTAGCTGTAAGATGATGTTTACAATTGGAAACAGAGAGCAGATGATTGATAACTTTACAATCAGTAATAATGGTTGGTACATGGCCTGTGGGATGGAGAGTGGAAGAGTGAATATGTACAG TCTTCAAGTTTTTACAAGTGATGTCAACCAGCCACCAGGTCCACTTGTTAAGGCAGTGAGGATGGATGAAGCAGGTCTCTCATATGATGAGCCAACAACCGCATCACTTAATCACAGCATTCATCAGCAGCCATTAGCTCGTGTTGAATCAGCTACAAAGCAAAAACCTGTCACACGTAGTCAACTTAGACCTCCTCCTTCAGAGCAATCAGAGAGTGATTCAGAACCACTTGTTAGAACACTGAACACAGATCGTCTCAAAACCATTTTACGTGGTTATGGGCAATATCCTGAGAAATACCGTCTTTTTATCTGGAGGTCTCTCTTGCAACTGCCAGAGAACCATGCTGCTTATGCTTCTCTTGCAGACAGGGGAACACATGATGCTTACATTATGCTTCACAAGCAGTATCCAATCAAAAGCAGGAAGCTGCTTAGAGTCTTGCAAAG AAGTCTTTCTGCTTTGGCACATTGGGCTCCTATTTTTGGTGAGATGACTTATCTTCCATTTCTTGCATTTCCTTTTGTCAAGATGTTTCAGAACAATGCTTTATTGGCATTTGAGACAATAGCTACAGTTAtaaccaactggtgttcacgCTGGTTTGAGTATTTTCCCAATCCACCATTTAATGTTCTTAATCTCATAGAGAACCTGTTGTCACACCATGATGCTTTACTTATGAAGCACTTTATTTGCTTAGAGGTCACAGCACAGACATATGCTTGGCCTCTTATGCAGTCATTTTTTTCTGAAGTCCTCACTCGAAGTGAGTGGCTCAAGCTTTGGGACAACCTTTTTTCTCATCATCCAGGTTGTCTTCTCTATGCTGTGGTAGCCTATTTGATTCACAGTAGACGTGCACTATTGAACTCAACTGAAAAGgatgactttgtttatttctttcaTCATCGAAATGCTGTTGATGTGGATGCTGTAATTCAAGAGATTTATCATCTCCAAGAAACTACCCCATCTGCTTTGAAGCCTGAACGGGTGATTGATTCATTTCAGCCTCTCACCAAAGGACAGTATCCAATATTCAATAAGTACCCaaagtttgttgttgattatcAAGTGAAAGAACGTGACAGATTGCGCAGAGAAGAAATGACATTTCTTCATGAGCATCAAAGGGCCTTGGAACTAAAGCGACAAGCAGAGGAGAGAAAACTGCAAGAAGAGGCTTGGTTTAGACAGCAGACAATCTTACATGAAGCAGAAGAACAGAGACGGCGTGCTCTCAAAGTGGAAGATCAGAAATTGGTTGATCAACGGCTCAG GCTTCAGGCTTTGAAGCGAGAAGTAAAGACGCAGGAGCTTCAAGTCAATGATGCTGCtcgtcgtcgtttcatgcatTACCAACAACTACAGCAGGAAGCAGAAATAAAGCGACTTGATGATGAACTGCAACGAAAA ATTCTTCTCAGAGAACAGGAAACTAAAGCAGCTATAGAAGATGCTGAAACTCAAGGTATGGAAATTGAGAATCAGAGGGAACTCCTTGAACAGGAAATGGCCAAGCAGATAGAGGAAGATCGCACTAGACTACGCTCTGTTCACTGGGCTCATGACAGGCAGGCAGCAGTTGAGAAATCTTTGTTAGAGGGAGCTTTGGCTGAACAGCAGCAGGAA GACAGAGCACAGTTGCTTGAAGCTCAAAAGCAATTTGCGACATCTCAGCAGAGTGCGTCTGGAATACGTCTTGGCAGAGATGTTGAGTCTAGACTAAAGCTAGATAACCTAGAAAGAGAAATAGAGCAAGCTGAT TTGGCCAGACGCAGTCAGTTGACTAAACTGTCGGTGCAAGAGTTGCAAACATTACTGAAGAGGGCAGAGATAGAGCAACGAGAGGCTGCAGTTGTTGAACAAACCAAACTTGACTTTGAGCGTCAACTTTCTAGCAAAGCAGATGAGAGACGGCGCGGTTGGTGGAGTCAACCcaatgatgacgacgacaagTCAGGTGAGTTTGCAAGAAAGAGAGATGCTGTCCAACATCGGCTACAAG TATTCTCAGTCTTCGTGAAGAGTTGGATCGCCAACTTGATGAAGTGA